One Halosegnis longus DNA window includes the following coding sequences:
- the artA gene encoding archaeosortase A, translating into MASSLLTATLAWLSVGGFVAGALAMYYHERAGRLLTATTWGVFGIFWGTLVPQFWFVGSSFIEAALALVAVPLCFYTGYLLLDGRDSLFVISRAVAVMGVIYLPATTVDAIYEPMIRTVTLQTQWAMNALGYHPELVANDNGLQSVFLFVRPNGHRILTEIELACTGLGSMAIFAGLISAVDAPLDRKAKAFLVSIPVIWGLNLVRNVFIAVAFGEQWFQVFVPQVLALFGQSDPYYVSFLVADKILSQSASVVALVAIMLATLRYLPELKTVVADLLYLVTGDEHEFDFGDPPGRGGVRADGGREE; encoded by the coding sequence ATGGCGAGTTCACTGCTGACCGCGACGCTCGCGTGGCTCTCCGTCGGCGGCTTCGTCGCCGGCGCGCTCGCGATGTACTACCACGAGCGAGCGGGCCGACTGCTGACGGCGACGACGTGGGGCGTCTTCGGTATCTTCTGGGGCACGCTCGTCCCGCAGTTCTGGTTCGTCGGGTCGAGCTTCATCGAGGCGGCGCTCGCACTCGTCGCCGTGCCGCTGTGTTTCTACACCGGCTATCTACTGCTCGACGGCCGCGACTCGCTGTTCGTCATCTCGCGGGCCGTCGCCGTGATGGGCGTCATCTACCTGCCGGCGACGACCGTCGACGCCATCTACGAGCCGATGATTCGGACAGTGACGCTCCAGACCCAGTGGGCGATGAACGCGCTCGGCTACCACCCCGAGCTGGTCGCCAACGACAACGGCCTCCAGAGCGTCTTCCTGTTCGTCCGCCCCAACGGCCACCGCATCCTCACGGAGATCGAACTCGCCTGTACCGGACTCGGGAGCATGGCGATCTTCGCCGGGCTCATCAGCGCGGTCGACGCGCCACTCGACCGGAAGGCGAAGGCGTTCCTCGTCTCGATTCCCGTCATCTGGGGGCTGAACCTCGTCCGGAACGTGTTCATCGCCGTCGCGTTCGGCGAACAGTGGTTCCAGGTGTTCGTCCCGCAGGTGCTCGCGCTGTTCGGCCAGAGCGACCCCTACTACGTCTCGTTCCTCGTAGCCGACAAGATTCTGAGCCAGTCGGCCTCAGTCGTCGCGCTCGTCGCTATCATGCTTGCGACGCTGCGCTACCTCCCGGAACTCAAGACGGTCGTCGCCGACCTGCTGTATCTCGTCACCGGCGACGAACACGAGTTCGACTTCGGTGACCCGCCGGGACGCGGCGGCGTCCGCGCCGACGGCGGCCGCGAGGAGTAA
- the dph5 gene encoding diphthine synthase: protein MLTFVGLGLWDETSITVDGQRALRAADDVFAEFYTSRLMGTDPESLAAHHGVDIDVRDRAGTEQEPEPILDAAESGEAVFLTAGDTMISTTHVDLRLRAHDRGIETRVIHGTTASAAAASLTGLQNYRFGKATTLPFPYAHGGDGVPKSVCDTLDANRERGLHTLVYLDIKQERQEYMTGDVAADLLADGYEDVLGVVVCRAGSPEPRVEAGRLSDLADRDFGGPLHLLIIPGELHYIESDALRELAGAPEELTEPV, encoded by the coding sequence ATGCTCACGTTCGTCGGACTCGGCTTGTGGGACGAAACCTCGATTACCGTCGACGGCCAGCGCGCGCTCCGGGCGGCCGACGACGTGTTCGCCGAGTTCTACACCTCCCGGCTGATGGGAACGGACCCCGAATCGCTCGCCGCACACCACGGCGTCGATATCGACGTCCGCGACCGCGCCGGCACCGAACAGGAGCCGGAGCCGATTCTCGACGCCGCCGAGTCGGGCGAGGCCGTGTTTCTCACCGCCGGCGACACGATGATTTCGACGACGCACGTCGACCTCCGGCTCCGCGCCCACGACCGCGGCATCGAGACGCGCGTGATTCACGGCACGACCGCCTCGGCAGCGGCCGCGTCGCTGACCGGCCTGCAGAACTACCGCTTCGGGAAGGCGACGACGCTCCCGTTCCCGTACGCCCACGGCGGCGACGGCGTTCCGAAGTCGGTGTGTGACACACTGGACGCGAACCGCGAGCGCGGGCTCCACACCCTCGTCTATCTCGATATCAAGCAGGAACGCCAGGAGTACATGACCGGCGACGTGGCAGCCGACCTGCTCGCCGACGGGTACGAGGACGTGCTCGGGGTCGTGGTCTGTCGGGCCGGCTCGCCCGAGCCGCGCGTCGAAGCCGGACGGCTGAGCGACCTCGCAGACCGTGATTTCGGCGGCCCGCTCCACCTGCTCATCATCCCGGGAGAGTTACACTACATCGAGTCGGACGCGCTCCGCGAGTTGGCGGGCGCACCCGAAGAACTGACCGAGCCGGTCTGA
- a CDS encoding class I SAM-dependent methyltransferase: MSVPCVRVPPEEGETTRASLADRNLVHDEYDITVTDGWLYIPVTDADAAADDHEVVSFDAPRRETQTLPEDILGFEPSLERLGRIVILDEDDDERAQTIADAVMASSLPVDTIVNRASKIQGELRVREWDVLAGNDTETVHTEYGTELLLDIAEVYFSPRLATERHRVVEQVTPDERVFDMFAGVGPFAVPMAGRGASVVACDLNPRAIEYLRENAARNGVADTLTAVEGDVREVAADWEGWADRVVMNLPHTASEFLDTAVALAGDECVLHLYDIQHDSDPFGPGERAIREAAGEAYAVDVETRRVVRSYAPHEENVCLDARLRRR, encoded by the coding sequence ATGAGTGTCCCGTGCGTCCGCGTCCCGCCCGAGGAAGGGGAGACGACGCGGGCGAGCCTCGCCGACCGGAATCTCGTCCACGACGAGTACGATATCACCGTCACGGACGGCTGGCTCTACATCCCTGTCACCGACGCCGACGCCGCTGCAGACGACCACGAGGTCGTCTCGTTCGACGCCCCGCGCCGCGAGACACAGACGCTCCCCGAGGATATCCTCGGCTTCGAGCCGTCGCTGGAGCGGCTCGGCCGCATCGTCATCCTCGATGAGGACGACGACGAGCGCGCACAGACGATCGCCGACGCGGTGATGGCGTCCTCGCTGCCCGTCGACACGATCGTCAATCGCGCCTCCAAGATTCAGGGCGAACTCCGCGTGCGCGAGTGGGACGTGCTCGCCGGCAACGACACCGAGACCGTCCACACGGAGTATGGCACCGAACTGCTGCTCGATATCGCGGAGGTGTACTTCTCGCCCCGGCTCGCGACGGAACGCCACCGCGTCGTCGAGCAGGTCACGCCCGACGAGCGGGTGTTCGACATGTTCGCCGGCGTCGGTCCCTTCGCCGTCCCGATGGCCGGTCGCGGTGCATCCGTGGTCGCCTGTGACCTGAACCCCCGAGCAATCGAGTATCTGCGCGAGAACGCCGCTCGGAACGGCGTCGCCGACACGCTCACCGCCGTTGAGGGAGACGTGCGCGAGGTCGCGGCCGACTGGGAGGGGTGGGCCGACCGCGTCGTGATGAATCTCCCCCACACGGCGAGTGAGTTCCTCGACACCGCGGTCGCGCTGGCCGGCGACGAGTGTGTGCTCCACCTGTACGACATCCAGCACGACTCCGACCCCTTCGGGCCGGGCGAGCGTGCGATTCGCGAGGCGGCGGGCGAGGCGTACGCCGTCGATGTCGAGACGCGACGCGTCGTCCGGTCGTATGCGCCCCACGAGGAGAACGTCTGTCTCGACGCCCGCCTCCGCCGTCGGTGA
- a CDS encoding FAD-dependent oxidoreductase, protein MSGQYDLVIVGGGISGASLLYTSAKFTNIDSIALVEKEPSIAAINSDHTNNSQTLHFGDIETNYTLEKASTVKTAAETLAGYLENHDEDREMHDKRSKMVLAVGDEEVEELEARYDDEGFGDLFPKLEAIGREEIAEHEPKVVEGRDPDTELMALQTPDGYVVDYGAVAQSFVEAANEETSVDVFTDTRVEDVTPTTTGYTIGTDNGRFDADAAVVAAGSHSLQMAKDLGYGEDMVLLPIAGSFFLADDLLNGKVYTLQMKKLPFAAVHGDADVHDDSITRFGPTAKLVPALERGRLSTVSDFLDVFGFSPSAFLSYANVLSDRILLPYVIRNLIYDVPKVGTDQFLPHVQKVVPSVEQGDIERAKGYGGVRPQIVDTSKKSLDMGEAKIVGEDIIFNITPSPGASTCLQNAQRDVKEVLSFLDGEYEFDEESFEADTIDQFPRA, encoded by the coding sequence ATGTCCGGACAGTACGACCTCGTCATCGTCGGCGGCGGTATCAGTGGCGCATCGCTCCTGTACACGAGTGCGAAGTTCACCAACATCGACTCCATCGCGCTCGTCGAGAAGGAGCCGTCCATCGCGGCCATCAACTCCGACCACACGAACAACTCACAGACGCTCCACTTCGGCGACATCGAGACGAACTACACGCTGGAGAAGGCGTCGACGGTCAAGACGGCCGCCGAGACGCTCGCCGGCTACCTCGAGAACCACGACGAGGACCGCGAGATGCACGACAAGCGGAGCAAGATGGTGCTCGCGGTCGGCGACGAGGAGGTCGAGGAACTCGAAGCCCGCTACGACGACGAGGGCTTCGGTGACCTGTTCCCCAAACTGGAAGCTATCGGTCGCGAGGAGATTGCAGAACACGAGCCGAAGGTCGTGGAGGGACGCGACCCCGACACCGAGCTGATGGCGCTCCAGACGCCCGACGGCTACGTCGTCGACTACGGTGCCGTCGCCCAGTCGTTCGTCGAGGCGGCAAACGAGGAGACGAGCGTCGACGTGTTCACCGACACGCGCGTCGAGGACGTGACGCCCACGACGACCGGTTACACCATCGGCACGGACAACGGTCGCTTCGACGCCGACGCGGCGGTCGTCGCCGCCGGCTCACACAGCCTCCAGATGGCGAAGGACCTCGGCTACGGTGAGGACATGGTCCTGCTTCCGATTGCGGGGAGCTTCTTCCTCGCCGACGACCTGCTGAACGGGAAGGTGTACACCCTCCAGATGAAGAAGCTCCCCTTCGCGGCCGTCCACGGGGACGCCGACGTACACGACGACTCCATCACGCGCTTCGGGCCGACGGCGAAGCTCGTGCCCGCGCTCGAACGCGGTCGGCTCTCGACGGTGAGCGATTTCCTCGACGTGTTCGGCTTCTCGCCGTCGGCGTTTCTCAGCTACGCGAACGTGCTCTCAGACCGCATCCTCCTCCCGTACGTCATCCGGAACCTCATCTACGACGTGCCGAAGGTCGGCACCGACCAGTTCCTCCCGCACGTCCAGAAGGTCGTCCCGAGCGTCGAACAGGGCGATATCGAGCGCGCGAAAGGGTACGGCGGCGTCCGCCCGCAGATCGTCGACACCTCGAAGAAGTCCCTCGATATGGGTGAGGCCAAGATCGTCGGTGAGGACATCATCTTCAACATCACGCCCTCGCCGGGTGCCTCGACCTGTCTGCAGAACGCCCAGCGCGACGTGAAGGAGGTGCTCTCGTTCCTCGACGGCGAGTACGAGTTCGACGAGGAGAGCTTCGAGGCCGACACCATCGATCAGTTCCCGCGCGCGTAA
- a CDS encoding cupin domain-containing protein, with protein sequence MDHTSIDDVEIQNNPLGVHSERRPVSDALGTSDFAMNFFRLQPGESFSGGLHTHHDQEEVFYVEEGEATFTVGRDGDTEAVVSGGELIRFEPGEFQQGTNTGDTELVGWALGAPKSKHDWDEIESIVYCQECETETGHGLSLTEAGRFELTCLECDNSFTS encoded by the coding sequence ATGGACCACACTTCCATCGACGACGTCGAGATACAGAACAACCCCCTCGGCGTCCACAGCGAGCGCCGTCCCGTCTCCGACGCGCTCGGCACCAGCGACTTCGCGATGAACTTCTTCCGGCTCCAGCCGGGCGAGTCCTTCTCCGGCGGGCTTCACACTCACCACGACCAGGAGGAGGTGTTCTACGTCGAGGAAGGCGAGGCGACGTTCACGGTCGGCCGCGACGGCGACACCGAAGCCGTCGTCTCTGGCGGTGAACTCATCCGGTTCGAGCCGGGCGAGTTCCAGCAGGGCACCAACACGGGCGACACCGAACTCGTCGGCTGGGCGCTCGGCGCGCCGAAGTCGAAACACGACTGGGACGAAATCGAGTCCATCGTCTACTGTCAGGAGTGCGAGACGGAGACGGGCCACGGTCTCTCGTTGACCGAGGCGGGCCGGTTCGAACTCACCTGTCTGGAGTGTGACAACAGCTTCACCTCGTAA
- a CDS encoding DUF7563 family protein, giving the protein MPNCANCDSFVTEAYVRVFAPNELESVRVCPNCEDKLRDGAEIREARSTRG; this is encoded by the coding sequence ATGCCAAACTGTGCCAACTGCGACTCCTTCGTCACCGAGGCGTATGTCCGAGTGTTCGCGCCCAACGAGCTGGAATCCGTCCGAGTGTGTCCGAACTGCGAGGACAAGCTCCGCGACGGAGCCGAGATACGCGAGGCGCGCTCGACACGCGGCTAA
- a CDS encoding heme ABC transporter ATP-binding protein produces the protein MIEIDGLCVDRGGVRVLEDVSLSVADGEFVALVGPNGAGKSTLLGAVGGHLSPAAGSVAVDGDEVGSLSARALARRVATVPQETNFGFDFSVRDVVAMGRHPYRSRFGGDDPDGAAAVERALDRTQTAQFADRSVASLSGGEKQRVLLARALTQAAPTLLLDEPTASLDINHQVRTLDLVAGLEETVVAAIHDLDLAARYCDRVVLLADGERQAVGTPREVFTADRLERVFGVDVTVGENPATGTVTVTPTAGVSLGDESV, from the coding sequence GTGATAGAAATCGACGGGCTGTGTGTCGACCGCGGCGGCGTGCGCGTCCTCGAGGACGTGTCGCTGTCGGTCGCCGACGGCGAGTTCGTCGCGCTCGTCGGCCCGAACGGTGCCGGGAAGTCGACGCTGCTCGGTGCCGTCGGTGGTCACCTCTCACCGGCGGCGGGGTCGGTAGCCGTCGACGGAGACGAAGTCGGGTCGCTGTCGGCGCGGGCGCTCGCCCGCCGGGTCGCGACCGTGCCACAGGAGACGAACTTCGGCTTCGACTTCTCGGTGCGTGACGTGGTGGCGATGGGTCGCCACCCGTACCGGTCGCGCTTCGGCGGCGACGACCCGGACGGCGCTGCCGCCGTGGAACGCGCACTCGACCGGACACAGACCGCACAGTTCGCCGACCGGTCGGTGGCGTCGCTGTCGGGCGGGGAGAAACAGCGCGTCCTGCTGGCCCGTGCGCTCACGCAGGCCGCCCCCACGCTCTTGTTGGACGAGCCGACCGCGAGTCTCGACATCAACCACCAGGTCCGGACGCTCGACCTCGTGGCGGGGTTAGAAGAGACGGTCGTCGCGGCCATCCACGACCTCGATTTGGCAGCGCGCTACTGTGACCGCGTCGTCCTCCTCGCCGACGGTGAAAGGCAGGCGGTCGGCACCCCCCGGGAGGTGTTCACGGCCGACCGGCTGGAGCGCGTCTTCGGCGTCGACGTAACCGTCGGGGAAAACCCGGCCACGGGAACCGTGACGGTGACGCCTACTGCGGGTGTCTCGCTCGGCGACGAGTCGGTTTAG
- the btuC gene encoding vitamin B12 ABC transporter permease BtuC, producing the protein MRYRGRTASAVSVLVGLLVGVVVVSAGIGPVHIGPVTVAKVFANALAVPAGVRMEATALVAPWHAVEWYAPFGYDVDPLYSTIVLQVRLPRIAAGASVGFALAAAGTVMQGLFRNPMADPSIIGVSSGASVGAVAAIVAPFALPFGLGLRASAFVGALVAAVVVYAIATEGGRTPVATLLLAGVAVQTFLGSVTSYLILRSGDSIEEVTYWLMGHLDASRIEEALITGGITFVLVAVLYLYAEDLNALLLGETDARSVGVEVEWTKRILLAASSIITGAAVAISGVIGFVGLIVPHALRLIVGPDHRILLPTSALAGASFLVAADTLARSGPAELPVGIVTAAVGAPFFLYLLRKREVSEL; encoded by the coding sequence GTGCGATACCGTGGCCGGACAGCGAGTGCGGTCTCCGTGCTGGTGGGACTGCTCGTGGGCGTCGTCGTCGTGTCCGCGGGCATCGGGCCGGTCCACATCGGGCCGGTGACCGTCGCGAAGGTGTTCGCGAACGCGCTGGCGGTGCCGGCCGGTGTCAGAATGGAGGCGACCGCCTTGGTCGCGCCGTGGCACGCGGTCGAGTGGTACGCCCCGTTCGGCTACGACGTGGACCCGTTATACTCGACAATCGTCTTGCAGGTTCGACTGCCGCGCATCGCGGCCGGCGCGAGCGTCGGGTTCGCGCTCGCAGCCGCCGGCACCGTGATGCAGGGACTGTTCCGGAATCCGATGGCGGACCCTTCGATTATCGGCGTCTCCTCCGGAGCGTCCGTCGGTGCCGTCGCGGCCATCGTCGCCCCGTTCGCGCTCCCGTTCGGACTCGGTCTCCGGGCGTCCGCGTTCGTCGGCGCGCTGGTCGCGGCGGTCGTCGTGTACGCCATCGCGACCGAAGGGGGGCGGACGCCGGTGGCCACCCTCCTGTTGGCCGGCGTGGCCGTCCAGACGTTTCTCGGCTCGGTCACCTCGTATCTGATTCTCCGGAGCGGCGACTCCATCGAGGAGGTCACCTACTGGCTGATGGGCCACCTCGACGCCTCGCGCATCGAGGAGGCGCTCATCACCGGCGGGATTACCTTCGTGCTCGTCGCGGTCCTGTATCTGTACGCCGAGGACCTGAACGCGCTCCTGTTGGGCGAGACCGACGCCCGCTCCGTCGGCGTCGAGGTCGAGTGGACGAAACGCATCCTGCTTGCCGCCTCGAGCATCATCACCGGCGCGGCGGTCGCCATCTCGGGGGTCATCGGCTTCGTCGGTCTCATCGTTCCCCACGCGCTCAGGCTCATCGTCGGTCCCGACCACCGAATACTGCTGCCGACGAGTGCACTCGCCGGGGCCTCGTTTCTCGTCGCGGCCGACACGCTCGCGCGGTCGGGGCCCGCAGAGCTTCCGGTGGGTATCGTGACCGCCGCCGTCGGCGCGCCCTTCTTCCTGTATCTGCTCCGCAAGCGTGAGGTGAGCGAACTGTGA
- a CDS encoding PGF-CTERM-anchored ABC transporter substrate-binding protein has translation MRQRLTLLVAMLVLAATIPAGVAGATAQTQQDDCSFPYTVTDASGTEITLDERPDRITTLNPSAAQTVWELGGREQVVGVTANADYLDGFETKTSVSATDGFGVSVERVVGTEPDLVLAPNASQTETVRALRDAGVTVYQFAAAETLEDVTEKTTQIARLTGHCEAAVEVNAWMEANVEAARTATADVERPRVLYPLGSGYVANTNTFISAMIEASGGTNVLAEFDYETDYPQVSDEIILQANPEMLVVNSRLANIYTEEPYASTTAGQNNATVVVNTDYLNQPAPRSVVFAVRNLTEGFHPDVDASFVARSDVTVATATPTTTATATDTPAATASTDSTETTAGEQPGFGVVAALLAVGALVLARRE, from the coding sequence ATGCGACAACGACTCACGCTGCTGGTCGCGATGCTCGTGCTCGCGGCCACGATTCCGGCTGGCGTCGCCGGCGCGACAGCACAGACGCAACAGGATGACTGTTCGTTCCCGTACACGGTGACCGACGCGAGCGGGACCGAGATTACCCTCGATGAACGGCCCGACCGAATCACGACGCTGAATCCGTCGGCCGCCCAGACCGTCTGGGAACTCGGCGGTCGCGAGCAGGTCGTCGGCGTGACGGCCAACGCCGACTACCTCGACGGCTTCGAGACGAAGACGAGCGTCTCCGCGACCGACGGGTTCGGCGTCTCCGTCGAGCGGGTCGTCGGCACCGAACCCGACCTCGTGCTCGCGCCGAACGCCTCCCAGACCGAGACGGTGCGCGCACTGCGTGATGCCGGCGTCACGGTGTATCAGTTCGCCGCCGCCGAGACGCTGGAGGACGTGACCGAGAAGACGACACAGATCGCCCGGCTCACCGGCCACTGTGAGGCGGCCGTCGAAGTGAACGCCTGGATGGAAGCCAACGTCGAGGCCGCCCGCACCGCGACCGCGGATGTCGAGCGCCCGAGGGTGCTCTACCCGCTCGGCAGCGGCTACGTCGCCAACACGAACACCTTCATCTCGGCGATGATCGAGGCCAGCGGCGGGACCAACGTCCTCGCCGAGTTCGACTACGAGACCGACTACCCGCAGGTGAGCGACGAAATCATCCTGCAGGCGAACCCCGAGATGCTCGTCGTGAACTCCCGGCTCGCAAACATCTACACCGAGGAGCCGTACGCCTCGACGACTGCGGGACAGAACAACGCGACCGTCGTGGTCAACACCGACTACCTGAACCAGCCGGCGCCGCGTTCGGTCGTCTTCGCGGTGCGGAATCTGACCGAGGGGTTCCACCCCGACGTTGACGCGTCGTTCGTCGCCCGCAGCGACGTGACCGTCGCGACGGCGACGCCGACGACCACGGCGACCGCGACCGACACGCCGGCGGCGACGGCCTCGACCGACTCCACGGAGACGACCGCGGGTGAACAGCCAGGCTTCGGCGTCGTCGCCGCACTGCTCGCCGTCGGTGCGCTCGTGCTCGCGCGCCGGGAGTGA
- the srp19 gene encoding signal recognition particle subunit SRP19, producing MVENVLWPAQFDADLTRSEGRRVPQDLAVAAPTVDEIAEAVQQVGYDAVIERDVQYPREYEPRGRVLVKDADDASKGDLLGAVAAYLGAIRA from the coding sequence ATGGTTGAGAACGTGTTGTGGCCAGCGCAGTTCGACGCCGACCTGACCCGCTCCGAGGGTCGGCGCGTGCCACAGGACCTCGCGGTCGCTGCCCCCACCGTCGACGAAATCGCGGAGGCGGTCCAGCAGGTGGGGTACGACGCCGTCATCGAGCGCGACGTACAGTACCCTCGCGAGTACGAACCACGCGGTCGCGTGCTCGTGAAGGACGCAGACGACGCCAGCAAGGGAGACCTGCTCGGTGCTGTCGCGGCGTATCTCGGAGCTATCCGCGCGTGA
- a CDS encoding H/ACA ribonucleoprotein complex subunit GAR1 — protein sequence MNRLGEVVSTAQGLLVLRPPADTEVDIGTTALDESLDAVGRVVDVFGPVDHPYVAVTPDGGTPDVLLGTKLYAR from the coding sequence GTGAACCGACTCGGCGAGGTCGTCTCCACGGCACAGGGGCTGCTCGTCCTCCGGCCGCCGGCCGACACCGAGGTGGATATCGGCACGACGGCACTGGACGAGTCGCTCGACGCGGTCGGGCGCGTCGTCGACGTGTTCGGTCCCGTCGACCACCCCTACGTCGCCGTCACGCCCGACGGTGGTACCCCGGATGTACTGCTCGGCACGAAGCTCTACGCCAGATAA
- a CDS encoding creatininase family protein, translating into MYLADEAWPDLRTYFEQESLALIPLGSTEQHGPHLPESTDHVIAESLAREAAARTGYLCTPTVNVGISRHHRQFPGTMWVSPDAFRTYVRELTENLTYHGIDRVVYVNAHGGNVDALREVAKDLHADGTCYALEWMWDESIPGLVDELFEHNGPHGGPKETAMLQHLTDRVHEDRLAEARDGGTRDVWNASGTSQNGAATYFDARDNSENGVFGDQTDATAEKGERLFEAATEQLTELSEWLAAREESSLTPADRVASEE; encoded by the coding sequence ATGTATCTCGCAGACGAGGCGTGGCCGGACCTCCGGACCTACTTCGAACAGGAGTCGTTGGCGCTGATACCGCTCGGGTCGACAGAACAGCACGGCCCACATCTCCCCGAGTCGACCGACCACGTCATCGCAGAGTCGCTTGCGCGCGAGGCGGCCGCCCGCACCGGCTATCTGTGTACCCCGACCGTCAACGTCGGCATCTCCAGACACCACCGGCAGTTCCCCGGGACGATGTGGGTGAGTCCCGACGCCTTCCGAACGTACGTGCGGGAGCTGACCGAGAACCTCACCTACCACGGCATCGACCGCGTCGTCTACGTGAACGCCCACGGCGGGAACGTCGACGCGCTCCGAGAGGTGGCGAAGGACCTCCACGCCGACGGGACCTGCTACGCGCTGGAGTGGATGTGGGACGAGTCGATTCCCGGCCTCGTGGACGAGCTGTTCGAGCACAACGGTCCCCACGGCGGTCCGAAGGAGACGGCGATGCTCCAACATCTCACCGACCGCGTCCACGAGGACCGGCTGGCCGAGGCGCGCGACGGCGGGACCCGCGACGTGTGGAACGCGTCGGGCACGTCACAAAACGGGGCAGCGACCTACTTCGACGCGCGGGACAACAGCGAAAACGGCGTCTTCGGCGACCAGACCGACGCGACGGCCGAGAAGGGCGAACGGCTGTTCGAGGCGGCGACCGAGCAGCTCACCGAGCTGTCGGAGTGGCTGGCGGCGCGTGAGGAATCGTCGTTGACGCCGGCCGACCGCGTCGCGTCCGAGGAGTGA
- a CDS encoding Gfo/Idh/MocA family protein yields MHESFTNVRERDWDTDADGEIRLAVVGCGGFARGVVLPSIEDCDYLTPTVGVSGSESNREAAAEHGLETTDYDGYADGDLADSYDAVYVATPNRLHLPHIETAAAQGKAVISEKPLDATSERAEQAVETCEQAGVPLMTAYRMQTDPLVRRLREFLDDGGIGDVTRFAGDFTFPVLAGSRGPDQWRLDQELAGGGALVDVGVYLLNTTRFLLGEDPESVSGHTRTSGPFSDVDEHVDFQVVFPDAVGNFSASFSGHPTADYTIYGTEGTVRVYDAFQPNRGRRLVVETGDERFEIEGAGGGELREEFDYFAHAVLTGQDIEPDGRDGLTDVRLLEQVYASA; encoded by the coding sequence ATGCACGAGAGCTTCACCAACGTCCGTGAGCGCGACTGGGACACCGACGCCGACGGCGAGATTCGACTCGCCGTCGTCGGCTGTGGCGGCTTCGCCCGCGGGGTCGTCCTCCCGAGCATCGAGGACTGCGACTACCTGACGCCGACCGTCGGCGTGAGCGGTAGCGAATCAAACCGCGAGGCCGCCGCGGAGCACGGCCTGGAGACGACCGACTACGACGGCTACGCCGACGGCGACCTGGCCGACAGCTACGACGCCGTCTACGTCGCCACGCCGAACCGACTCCATCTCCCGCACATCGAGACGGCCGCAGCACAGGGGAAGGCGGTCATCTCGGAGAAGCCACTCGACGCGACGAGCGAGCGCGCCGAACAGGCGGTCGAGACCTGCGAGCAGGCCGGCGTTCCCCTCATGACTGCCTACCGGATGCAGACCGACCCGCTCGTCCGCCGGCTCCGCGAGTTTCTCGACGACGGTGGCATCGGTGACGTGACGCGGTTCGCGGGCGATTTCACCTTCCCCGTGCTCGCCGGCTCGCGCGGGCCGGACCAGTGGCGACTCGACCAGGAGCTCGCGGGCGGTGGGGCACTCGTCGACGTGGGTGTCTACCTCCTCAACACGACCCGGTTCCTGCTCGGCGAGGACCCCGAGTCGGTGTCCGGTCACACCCGGACGAGCGGCCCGTTCAGCGACGTGGACGAACACGTCGACTTCCAGGTCGTCTTCCCCGACGCGGTCGGGAACTTCAGCGCCTCCTTCTCGGGCCACCCGACCGCCGACTACACCATCTACGGTACCGAGGGAACCGTCCGCGTGTACGACGCCTTCCAGCCGAACCGGGGCCGGCGGCTGGTCGTCGAGACCGGCGACGAGCGGTTCGAAATCGAGGGCGCAGGCGGCGGGGAACTCCGCGAGGAGTTCGACTACTTCGCACACGCCGTGCTCACGGGGCAGGATATCGAGCCGGACGGGAGAGACGGACTGACGGACGTGCGACTACTGGAGCAAGTGTACGCGTCGGCGTGA